The sequence below is a genomic window from bacterium.
CGCCCACCGATGACGAACTGGTGCCGGGCGTCTCCGCGGAGATCTACGTATGGGAGGGCACCCTGACCAACGGCTCCCTCGCCCCTTACGAGGGCGACAACGTCCTCACCTGGCAGACCGCGGGCAGCGGCTGGTTCGGAGCCGGCATCATGTCCATGCAGCCGGTGAACCTGTTCGGTTTCGGCGACGGGCACCTGAAGTTCCGCATCAAGATCCCCGCGAACGTCACCTTCAAGATCGGGGTCATCGACACCTGGGGCAATCAGTACTACGTCCGCTTCCCGGCGAACCAGACGACCTACGGGCTGGTGCGCAACGGCGACTGGGGACAGGCCTCGATCCCCGTCAGCGACCTCAGAGGAACGGCCATCGACCTGCGCCTGCTGAGCTACGAATTCGTCATCCTCGAGGAGAACGGCACGGCTTGCATGTTCGCCCTGGACGACATCTACTGGGACGGGGGCGGTAGCACCGGCGCCCCCGACGGGGGCGTCGTCTCCGGGAGACGGTTGGATCTCCACCCCAACGCGCCGAACCCCTTCAACGCCCGGACGGAGATCCGCTTCGACCTGCCCGCTGCGGGCATCTACGAATTGGAGATCTACGACGTCGCCGGCCGCAGGGTGGCCGGCTTCGACGGGGTGGGCTCCACCGGAGCCAACTCGCTGCTCTGGGACGGCCGTGACGACCGGGGCACCAACCTGGGGTCGGGCGTCTACTACTACCGCCTCCGGGCGGGTGCGGATTCGGCGACGCGGAAGATGATCCTCTTGAAATGACATGGAACGGCTAGTCAACGGAGAGCGCGCCAGTCTTTGGGCCCCGGCCGGCATCGGCCGGGGCCTTCTCCTGAGATCGGAGAGAAGCCACGACGCTACTTGAAAATGTCGAAATTCCCCAATAACCACCAGAGCACCAGGAAGACGACGACGGTTCCGAAGCAGCCGCCGCCGAGTTTCTTGGCTCCCCATCCCGCCGCCACGCCGCGTAGAAGTTTGCTCATGATCAACATCCTCTCTTGATCCAGTCACGATACGCCAACCGGTGACAGGTCCACCTCCCAATCGGACTAGAGATCTGCCGCGAACGTATCCCCCCGCTCCACATCTCCCGTCTCGAACCCCAGCCTGAACCAGTGCTCCCTCTGCTCCCCGCTCCCGTGCGTGAAGCTGTCCGGCACCACCCGACCCTGCGTCTGGCGTTGGATGTTGTCGTCCCCGATCGCGTTGGCCGCCGACAGCGCCTCCTCGATGTCCCCGGCCTCGAGGATCGCGAACCGCCGCTCCGCGTGATGCGCCCAAACCCCCGCCAGGAAATCGGCCTGCAGCTCCAGCTTCACCGACAGCGCGTTCATCTCCCGCTCGTCCACCCGACCACGCTGCGCGTCGACCTGATCGGTGAGTCCCAGCAGGTTCTGCACGTGGTGCCCCACCTCGTGCGCGATCACGTACGCCTGGGCGAAGTCCCCCGCCGCCCCGAACCGCTGCTGCAGCAGTTCGTAGAAGCTCAGGTCGATGTAGACGGTCCGGTCGGCCGTGCAGTAGAACGGCCCCACCGCCGCGCCCGCATACCCGCACCGCGAGCTCACCGCGTCGTTGAACAGGACCAGCCGCGGCTCCTCGTACGTGCGCCCCATCTGCGAGAACAGCTCGCGCCAGACGTCCTCGGTGTCCGCCAGCACCACCGAGACGAACCGCGCCCCCTCGTCCGAAGAAGCGTCGACGGGCACGCCGGCCTGTTCCGTCCCGGTGGAGCCGTCCGGCCCCGTCGACGTTTGCTCCAGCAGCGCGCTCGGGTCACCCCCCAGCAGCATGTACACGATCACGACGATGATGCCGACGCCCCCGAGCCCGCCGCCGACCATCATCCCCCCGCCGATACCCCGGCGGTCCTCCACGTTGCCGCTGCCGCGACGTCCCTGCCAGCGCATGGCGCCTCCCTGTTGCGAGTACCATCCAGCCGGCGAGCCGGCGTCAGAGCGCCGGCGACGCCTCTTCTTCCCCGAGCCCGTCAAGAAGCTCCTGGGCCCGTGCCCTAACCGCTGCGTAGAGGTCCCCGTTCACGGCCGGCAGTGCGGCGAGGATCGTCAGGATCTCCCGATCCGTGGCAACCGCCGGGTTGCCAAGCAGGTCCTCGCCGATCTGGACCGAGGTGTGCGTAGAAAGCAATGCAGAGATGGCGAGCAGGGCGCTGCGGCTGGTCTGTTCATCCCGCGCCAGCGCCGGCAACAGGATTCTGAGGCACGCATACCGGTCCACGTCGTAGAGGTCGAACCAGGTGTCGACGTCGAAGAGGGTGGCATCCGATTCCAGGATGTCGTAGGACCGCCCGGCATCCGCGACGTAGCCGTGATAGTCAAAAAAACCCAGCCAACCGATGCGCTCGCCGCATCTGACGCCGATCGCGCGGCTATAGAAGCAGCCGCTGGGACAGTCGAGCCCTTCGCCATAGGCGCAGACGAAGAACTCGCATCCGCTGTAGTCCGTGAGGAGGTGGGTATACTGGAGCGGATCGAACGGCTCCTGGGCGACCCAGTCGGCGACCGCAGGCGAGGGCGGGGTCGGGTGCCAGTCGCCGATAGCCGGGTCGTCGTCGTCGCATCCCGCCGGCAGTGTCGCGAGCAGCAAGCACCACAGCCACGATGCGTAGCGCATGTTCACACCGTCCTCGTCGATCAAGTAGCGAAGCACGATCGGCACGTGGATGGGTCACCACATGATAGCCCGCACGGCGCGGCAACTCAACGACGGATGCGCAGGTTGAGGCCTGGCGATGGCGTGACTCTCGTGACTACTGCAGCGCGGCCCGGACCACCGCGGTATCGGTGTACTGTCGGAACCTCGCGACCTTACCGTCCCGGAACTGCCAGACGTGCGCGAAAGGCGCCGCGAAGTTCTTGCCGGTGGCCTTGAACTTGCCGCTGTAGGTTCCCAGTGCAACGACGGTGTCGCCGTCGGCCACGAACTCGCGGGGAACCGCCGCGAACCCGTCCCACTCGGTGCCGAGCTTCATGAACACGCCCTGGAGCACCGCCTCCGGGCCCACGTACGTTCCCCCGTAGGGGAAGCCCTCGGCTTCGGTCCAGCTCACGTCGTGCGCCAGCACCGCCAGCACCGCCGGCACGTCCCCGCGGGAGAAAGCCTCGTAGGCGCCGCGGATCGCGGCGAGGTTGTCCACCATGGATACTCCTTGAGAACCGCAACGGAAGCGGCGTCGCCAGCCGATGACGTTGCCGTTCGGGTGGGGTCGGTCGTCGTGCATCACCTCGAACAGTCGATGCGGTGGGTCAGGTCAAAGTAGCCCGACACCGCCCAACCGTGAGGGCAGTGAAACGAAGGATATCATACGATATCAGTCTTATTATTGCCCGACACCGTGACGGTCGTGTCGGCGGACCTGGGGGCAGGGTGTCGCGGACTCGCAGGTAACCGCCTGAACCCTGAACGACTTGTGATCAGCAGCCGAGACGGTCCGCGCCCAGGCCTCGCGAAAGCCGTGCTCCTCGGAGAGCCGTCCGAGCAGTTCGGGAGGCACCAGTCGCATGGACGTCGCTGACATACGGGTCGAGCCCCGCGATCCTCTGCCCGAACCGGAGCCGCGCATTGCGGTAGCCGGTCGGGGGTGCGGAAAGCCATCAGATCACCTTCGTCAGCCAGTGCATGATGTTCAGCGCGAGTTGCCGATTGTCGTAGCCCGGAACATTCATGCCGATCGGCCTGCCGTCGTAGCCGCTGAACTGCGCCGAGTGCATGGCGGCCTCCCCGAGCACGACCACGCGCCCGTTGCCGTATTCGAGCGCCAGCCCCTGCGACCACCCCGGGACCGCGGCGGGCTCCCCGTACGTGACGCTGACGATCACGTCGTCGCCCCGCTTCTCGACGGTCGCCTCCGGCGGGCGGGCCACCGCGTCGGGCGAAAGTCGCAGGAACCCGGCCGCGGGCGGCTCGGCGAACACCGCCTCGCCGGTGAAGGTCAGGACGCGGCCGACCCGTTCCGCGGCTTCCCGGCCCTCGACGATGGGGTGCGCGACGAGCCCGGCGTTCTCCCGCGAGAAGACCAGATGGGTCGATTCGTAGGCCGGGTCGAAGTGGACCGGATCCTCGATCTGCCCCCGGCTCAGCTTCACCCCGAATCGGTCCGCTAAACATGCGGCGGCGTGACCGGTAGGATAGTGGTCGGTGACGAGCAGCAGGGCCCCGCCGGCACGGACCCATTCCTGGATGGCGTCGCACTCCGCGTCGTCGAAAGCGGGATCGTCGTTGCGGTCGTTCGTGCCGACCGCGTTGACCACGACCAGCACGGACGCCGGAGCGAGCCCGTCGGTGGTGATCTTCCGCGTGTTCCGTTCGACGCGGTAGCCGTCGGACTCGATCAGTTCGACGAACGGGCGGTAGCTCTTGCGCGCGCGGTGCCAGTTGTGGTGGGCCTCATCGAACAGCGTCAGGGGACCGCCGGCCTCGTACGCGGGTCTCGCCGCGCGCGTGTCGAAGTCCACATCGACCTTGTCGCCGGACGAACAGCCGGGTACGCCGGCGGCCAGCGCCAGCGCCGCCAGCAGGCGAAGCAGCCTGCGGGTCAACTCGCTCTCCTCACGGTGATCGGCCTCACCGCGCCAGCACCACCCGCCGCGTGACCGCTCCGCCCGCCGCCGACAGCCTCATCAGGTACACGCCCGCCGGCGCGTCACGCCCCGCCGAATCGCGCCCGTCCCAGGTCGCGGCGAAGTGATCGGGGCCGTCGGCCGACATCACGGGCGTCGCCACTTGCCGTCCTGCGAGGTCGTACACCGCGAGCGTGGCCGTTCCCCCCAGCGGCGCCGAACCCGCGAGCGCGATCCGCGAGCGCCCGGGGTTGGGCCAGGCAGCCAGTTCGAGCCCGCCGACGACGGTCGCCGGTGCGCCCACCATCGACTGCGGCCGCGCCAGCCACACCCGCCGCGGCTGCGGCCCGGTTTCCAGCGTGTCCTGCCGCGTCCAGGCGAACAGCGGCTCGCCCTGCGCCGTCACCTCCAGCGCGACGTGCAGACCCAGGCTGCGCCGCTCGTGCGCATCGAAGATCGCGCTCCCGTCCTGCCACGCGCCGCCGACGCGGTGGTGGTACTCGAGGTCGGTGCGGCCGGGCTCGAAGTCGTAGCCGTAGGAGGGCTGGACCCAGAAGGCGTGGATCTCGTCGCCGGCGCCCCAGGCGATGCGCGGCGAATGCGGCCAGTCGTTGAAGTCGTGCGACGTCATGATCGAGAACGTGCCCGACCAGACGCCCAGCGCGTTCTGCTCGCTGAACACGACCGTATTGCAGGGGCACGTGGGCTGCGGTTCCAACGCGAGCAGGCACTGGCTGCCGTCGTCGCGGCCGCGCACGTCGAAGACCGACCCGTACCACAGGTGCGGCAGCGGCGCGGCCGGCTCCCAGCCGCCCTCGTCCAGGCCGGTGAGCTGGGCGAGCCGCGCGAACTCCGGGATGAAGTAATAGCGCGGCACGGGCTGCAACGCGCGCGGGTCCGGCGACGGGAACGACGCGACCTGCGCGGCACCCCATTCGTTCCCGCAGCTCGCCACCATCGCCGGCGCGTCGTGGCCGCCCTTGTGCACGCGCACGAACCAGTCCTGCCCGACGGCGCCCGCCCGCACGGTGTACGCGAGCCAGCCGACGTTCCAGCCCGGCTCCGCGCAGCCCTGCAGGTCCAGCGTCACGTCGGAGAGGTCCAGGCCCGTGACGATCGTCTGCGGCGAGTCGCCCCAGGCGGAACCGTCGCCGTAACGGTAGTGGATGTTCTGGCCGTTGATCCAGACCAGCAGGAACCCGCGCCAGGTCCAGGCCGCGACGGGATCGTGCCCGTTGCCCTGGCACTCGGTCGGGTATTCGTCGATCCCGTCGCCCGCGTGGGCGTCGACGAACCTCGTCCAGACGCCGCCCGCGTACTCCTCCCAGGCGACCAGCGCCGCGTCGCCGGGCGAGACCGCCAGCGTCGGCCG
It includes:
- a CDS encoding neutral zinc metallopeptidase, whose translation is MRWQGRRGSGNVEDRRGIGGGMMVGGGLGGVGIIVVIVYMLLGGDPSALLEQTSTGPDGSTGTEQAGVPVDASSDEGARFVSVVLADTEDVWRELFSQMGRTYEEPRLVLFNDAVSSRCGYAGAAVGPFYCTADRTVYIDLSFYELLQQRFGAAGDFAQAYVIAHEVGHHVQNLLGLTDQVDAQRGRVDEREMNALSVKLELQADFLAGVWAHHAERRFAILEAGDIEEALSAANAIGDDNIQRQTQGRVVPDSFTHGSGEQREHWFRLGFETGDVERGDTFAADL
- a CDS encoding nuclear transport factor 2 family protein; its protein translation is MVDNLAAIRGAYEAFSRGDVPAVLAVLAHDVSWTEAEGFPYGGTYVGPEAVLQGVFMKLGTEWDGFAAVPREFVADGDTVVALGTYSGKFKATGKNFAAPFAHVWQFRDGKVARFRQYTDTAVVRAALQ
- a CDS encoding DUF4350 domain-containing protein → MTRRLLRLLAALALAAGVPGCSSGDKVDVDFDTRAARPAYEAGGPLTLFDEAHHNWHRARKSYRPFVELIESDGYRVERNTRKITTDGLAPASVLVVVNAVGTNDRNDDPAFDDAECDAIQEWVRAGGALLLVTDHYPTGHAAACLADRFGVKLSRGQIEDPVHFDPAYESTHLVFSRENAGLVAHPIVEGREAAERVGRVLTFTGEAVFAEPPAAGFLRLSPDAVARPPEATVEKRGDDVIVSVTYGEPAAVPGWSQGLALEYGNGRVVVLGEAAMHSAQFSGYDGRPIGMNVPGYDNRQLALNIMHWLTKVI
- a CDS encoding T9SS type A sorting domain-containing protein; translated protein: MTMRWWAVLCVLACAAGPAGAEWLVEELGDNETDADRPTLAVSPGDAALVAWEEYAGGVWTRFVDAHAGDGIDEYPTECQGNGHDPVAAWTWRGFLLVWINGQNIHYRYGDGSAWGDSPQTIVTGLDLSDVTLDLQGCAEPGWNVGWLAYTVRAGAVGQDWFVRVHKGGHDAPAMVASCGNEWGAAQVASFPSPDPRALQPVPRYYFIPEFARLAQLTGLDEGGWEPAAPLPHLWYGSVFDVRGRDDGSQCLLALEPQPTCPCNTVVFSEQNALGVWSGTFSIMTSHDFNDWPHSPRIAWGAGDEIHAFWVQPSYGYDFEPGRTDLEYHHRVGGAWQDGSAIFDAHERRSLGLHVALEVTAQGEPLFAWTRQDTLETGPQPRRVWLARPQSMVGAPATVVGGLELAAWPNPGRSRIALAGSAPLGGTATLAVYDLAGRQVATPVMSADGPDHFAATWDGRDSAGRDAPAGVYLMRLSAAGGAVTRRVVLAR